In Microbacterium galbinum, a single window of DNA contains:
- a CDS encoding F0F1 ATP synthase subunit gamma: MGAQLRVYKQKISSAQTTKKITKAMELIAASRIQKAMARVKASTPFARAVTRAVSAVATHSNVDHPLTREPENISRSAVVIFSSDRGLAGAFNSQILREGLEVAELLRGQGKEPVFYLVGRKAVGYFQFRRIAAAAEWTGDTDTPSFHTAEEISSTLLDAFSRGGAGGGVDEIHLVYNRFVSMMTQSPESVRLLPLEIAEADESEAGSAVYPLYEFEPDAETVLDAILPVYIQSRVFNALLQSSAAKQAATQKAMKSASDNADKLITDYTRLRNNARQAEITQQIAEIVGGADALSSGK; encoded by the coding sequence ATGGGCGCTCAACTCAGGGTCTACAAGCAGAAGATCAGTTCTGCTCAGACGACCAAGAAGATCACGAAGGCGATGGAACTCATCGCGGCTTCGCGCATCCAGAAGGCGATGGCACGCGTCAAGGCGTCCACCCCCTTCGCGCGAGCCGTGACGAGGGCCGTGTCCGCCGTCGCGACGCACTCGAACGTCGACCACCCGCTCACCCGTGAGCCCGAGAACATCAGCCGCTCCGCGGTCGTGATCTTCTCGTCGGACCGCGGTCTCGCCGGTGCCTTCAACTCGCAGATCCTCCGTGAGGGTCTCGAGGTGGCGGAGCTGCTGCGCGGTCAGGGCAAGGAGCCGGTGTTCTACCTCGTCGGTCGCAAGGCCGTCGGCTACTTCCAGTTCCGTCGCATCGCGGCGGCAGCGGAGTGGACCGGAGACACCGACACCCCGTCGTTCCACACGGCCGAAGAGATCTCGTCGACTCTGCTCGACGCGTTCTCGCGCGGCGGTGCGGGCGGCGGTGTCGACGAGATCCACCTCGTGTACAACCGCTTCGTCAGCATGATGACGCAGTCGCCGGAGTCCGTGCGCCTGCTTCCGCTGGAGATCGCGGAGGCCGACGAGTCGGAGGCGGGCAGCGCTGTCTACCCGCTCTACGAATTCGAGCCCGACGCCGAGACCGTGCTCGACGCGATCCTGCCGGTGTACATCCAGAGCCGCGTCTTCAACGCCCTTCTGCAGTCGTCTGCCGCCAAGCAGGCTGCGACGCAGAAGGCGATGAAGTCCGCCAGCGACAACGCCGACAAGCTCATCACCGACTACACCCGTCTGCGCAACAACGCGCGCCAGGCGGAGATCACGCAGCAGATCGCGGAGATCGTCGGCGGCGCCGACGCCCTCTCGTCTGGCAAATAG
- the atpA gene encoding F0F1 ATP synthase subunit alpha, with translation MAELSISPDVIRDALKDFAAAYEPTGAAATEVGTVIDAADGIAHVEGLPGVMANELVIFADGTKGLAQSLDEHEIGVVVLGDFAGIEAGQEVTRTGEVLSVPVGDGYLGRVVDPLGNPIDGLGAIATEAVRELELQAPGVMQRKSVHEPMQTGIKAIDAMIPVGRGQRQLIIGDRQTGKTAIAIDTIINQKANWESGDVNKQVRCIYVAIGQKGSTIASVKGALEEAGALEYTTIVAAPASDPAGFKYLAPYTGSAIGQHWMYGGKHVLIIFDDLSKQAEAYRAVSLLLRRPPGREAYPGDVFYLHSRLLERCAKLSDELGAGSMTGLPIIETKANDVSAYIPTNVISITDGQIFLQSDLFNANQRPAVDVGISVSRVGGDAQVKSIKKVSGTLKLELAQYRSLEAFAMFASDLDAASRRQLSRGARLTELLKQPQYSPYPVEEQVVSIWAGTNGKLDTIEVEDVLRFERELLDYLRRNTSVLDTLRETNVLSDDTVAELEKHTDAFVLEFQGGKGHAIGAPGHEEHAAAEADDVNQEKIVKGRRA, from the coding sequence ATGGCAGAACTATCGATCAGCCCCGACGTCATCCGTGACGCGCTGAAGGACTTCGCCGCCGCTTACGAGCCCACCGGGGCCGCGGCGACCGAGGTCGGCACGGTCATCGACGCCGCTGATGGCATCGCGCACGTCGAAGGACTGCCCGGTGTCATGGCGAACGAGCTCGTGATCTTCGCCGACGGCACCAAGGGCCTCGCCCAGAGCCTCGACGAGCACGAGATCGGCGTCGTGGTCCTCGGCGACTTCGCCGGCATCGAGGCCGGTCAGGAAGTCACCCGCACGGGTGAGGTCCTCTCCGTCCCCGTCGGCGACGGCTACCTCGGCCGCGTCGTAGACCCGCTCGGAAACCCGATCGACGGCCTCGGCGCGATCGCCACCGAGGCCGTCCGCGAGCTCGAGCTGCAGGCGCCCGGCGTCATGCAGCGCAAGTCGGTGCACGAGCCGATGCAGACCGGCATCAAGGCCATCGACGCGATGATCCCCGTCGGCCGCGGCCAGCGTCAGCTGATCATCGGTGACCGCCAGACCGGTAAGACGGCCATCGCGATCGACACGATCATCAACCAGAAGGCCAACTGGGAGTCGGGCGACGTCAACAAGCAGGTTCGCTGCATCTACGTCGCCATCGGCCAGAAGGGCTCGACCATCGCTTCGGTGAAGGGCGCGCTCGAAGAGGCCGGTGCTCTGGAGTACACCACGATCGTGGCCGCTCCGGCATCCGACCCCGCGGGCTTCAAGTACCTCGCCCCCTACACCGGTTCGGCCATCGGTCAGCACTGGATGTACGGCGGCAAGCACGTCCTCATCATCTTCGACGACCTGTCGAAGCAGGCCGAGGCCTACCGCGCCGTCTCCCTTCTGCTGCGCCGCCCGCCGGGCCGCGAGGCTTACCCGGGTGACGTCTTCTACCTGCACTCGCGTCTGCTCGAGCGTTGCGCGAAGCTGTCCGACGAGCTCGGCGCCGGTTCCATGACGGGCCTCCCGATCATCGAGACCAAGGCGAACGACGTCTCGGCGTACATCCCGACCAACGTGATCTCGATCACCGACGGCCAGATCTTCCTGCAGTCCGACCTCTTCAACGCCAACCAGCGTCCGGCGGTCGACGTGGGTATCTCGGTGTCGCGAGTCGGTGGTGACGCTCAGGTCAAGTCGATCAAGAAGGTTTCCGGAACGCTGAAGCTCGAGCTCGCGCAGTACCGCTCGCTCGAGGCGTTCGCGATGTTCGCCTCCGACCTCGACGCCGCCTCGCGTCGTCAGCTGTCGCGCGGTGCACGTCTGACCGAGCTGCTCAAGCAGCCGCAGTACTCGCCGTACCCGGTCGAGGAGCAGGTCGTCTCGATCTGGGCCGGAACCAACGGCAAGCTCGACACGATCGAGGTCGAGGACGTCCTGCGCTTCGAGCGCGAACTGCTCGACTACCTGCGTCGCAACACCTCGGTGCTCGACACCCTGCGTGAGACCAACGTCCTCAGCGACGACACGGTCGCGGAGCTCGAGAAGCACACGGATGCCTTCGTCCTGGAGTTCCAGGGTGGCAAGGGACACGCCATCGGCGCCCCGGGCCACGAGGAGCACGCCGCTGCGGAGGCAGACGACGTCAACCAGGAGAAGATCGTCAAGGGTCGTCGCGCGTAA
- a CDS encoding F0F1 ATP synthase subunit delta has protein sequence MGSATTQALAASIQTLAAAKDVTLDTARELFAAAHAVGDSSQLSGALADPAAPAAARQNVVTAVFGGLSANTQAVLKTVVSERWSNADELVDGIDELAIRASAIAEAGADIEGELFGFSRVVAANPELELALGSRLGGQDAKSALVERLLSGATSAPAALIVSSLVRQPRGRRIRQLLNRAMRIVSDQRDRVVATVYSASELNDAQRARLGEALSRRYDGQVALNVVIDPTIIGGLRVQIADDVIDGSISARLADLRQKLAG, from the coding sequence ATGGGCAGCGCGACCACTCAGGCACTCGCGGCATCCATCCAGACGCTTGCCGCAGCGAAGGACGTCACCCTCGACACCGCGCGGGAGCTCTTCGCCGCCGCGCACGCCGTGGGCGATTCGTCTCAGCTGAGCGGCGCGCTGGCTGACCCGGCGGCCCCCGCAGCGGCACGGCAGAACGTCGTGACCGCGGTGTTCGGCGGGCTGTCGGCGAACACGCAGGCCGTGCTCAAAACGGTCGTCTCGGAACGCTGGTCCAACGCCGACGAGCTCGTCGACGGCATCGACGAGCTCGCGATCCGTGCCTCGGCGATCGCCGAGGCAGGCGCCGACATCGAGGGGGAGCTGTTCGGCTTCTCCCGCGTCGTCGCCGCGAACCCCGAGCTCGAGCTCGCACTGGGAAGCCGTCTCGGCGGTCAGGACGCGAAGTCGGCTCTCGTCGAGCGTCTGCTCTCCGGAGCGACCAGCGCCCCCGCGGCCCTGATCGTCTCCTCCCTCGTGCGTCAGCCGCGCGGGCGGCGGATCCGTCAGCTCCTCAACCGCGCCATGCGGATCGTCTCCGACCAGCGTGACCGCGTCGTCGCGACGGTCTACAGCGCGAGCGAGCTGAACGACGCGCAGCGCGCCCGCCTCGGCGAAGCGCTCTCGCGACGCTACGACGGTCAGGTGGCGCTCAACGTCGTCATCGACCCGACGATCATCGGTGGTCTGCGCGTGCAGATCGCCGACGACGTGATCGACGGCAGCATCTCCGCACGACTCGCCGACCTTCGCCAGAAGCTCGCGGGCTAA
- a CDS encoding F0F1 ATP synthase subunit B, which produces MLNALVTYAAEEADHNPLIPAWYDIIWSAVCFVVILVVVWKVALPKLYTLLDARSNAIEGNIAKADEAQKQAEAALEEYTRQLAEARTEAGEIREAAREDGKKIVAEAKDAASSEAARITATAHTQIEAERQTALVSLRSEVGTLAIDLAGGVVGETLSDDARATAVVDRFLADLEASEKAAQ; this is translated from the coding sequence ATGCTGAACGCTCTTGTCACGTACGCGGCGGAGGAGGCGGACCACAATCCGCTCATCCCCGCCTGGTACGACATCATCTGGTCGGCGGTCTGCTTCGTCGTGATCCTGGTCGTCGTCTGGAAGGTGGCGCTGCCCAAGCTCTACACCCTCCTCGACGCTCGCTCCAACGCGATCGAGGGCAACATCGCCAAGGCCGACGAGGCCCAGAAGCAGGCCGAGGCGGCTCTCGAGGAGTACACCCGTCAGCTCGCCGAGGCGCGCACCGAGGCCGGTGAGATCCGAGAGGCCGCCCGCGAGGACGGCAAGAAGATCGTCGCCGAGGCCAAGGATGCCGCTTCGTCCGAAGCAGCTCGCATCACGGCGACCGCGCACACGCAGATCGAGGCCGAGCGTCAGACCGCTCTCGTCTCGCTGCGCAGCGAGGTAGGCACGCTGGCCATCGACCTCGCCGGTGGCGTCGTCGGTGAGACGCTCTCCGACGATGCCCGCGCGACGGCGGTCGTCGACCGCTTCCTCGCCGACCTCGAAGCATCCGAGAAGGCGGCTCAGTAA
- the atpE gene encoding ATP synthase F0 subunit C — MDATTVLAEISGNIGTVGYGLAAIGPAIGVGIVVGKTIEGVARQPELAGRLQVLMWIGIAFTEALAFIGIATYFIFQS, encoded by the coding sequence GTGGACGCAACTACGGTTCTCGCTGAAATCTCCGGCAACATCGGCACCGTCGGCTACGGCCTCGCGGCTATCGGACCGGCCATCGGCGTGGGTATCGTCGTCGGCAAGACGATCGAGGGCGTCGCCCGTCAGCCCGAGCTGGCCGGTCGCCTCCAGGTCCTCATGTGGATCGGTATCGCCTTCACCGAGGCGCTCGCCTTCATCGGCATCGCGACCTACTTCATCTTCCAGTCCTGA
- the atpB gene encoding F0F1 ATP synthase subunit A — MFNLAATLTPRLATDDEFHAPSIAEFFPDAVFQIGDLVIHRIHLIQFLATIAVVLILWLGTRNMRVVPGRFQSLVEMGLDFVRVNVAEDLLGRKDGRRFLPILATIFFMVLFMNITGIIPFLNIAGTSIIAVPLLLAVVSYVTFIYAGIKKSPKGFFKNSLFPSGVPPFLYIIVTPLEFLSTFIIRPVTLTLRLLMNMIVGHLMLVLFFSATQFFVITLGGWWTALGAGTLAFGFAFTLFEILVAFLQAYVFTILTAVYIQLAVAEEH, encoded by the coding sequence CTGTTTAATCTTGCTGCGACCCTGACGCCACGACTTGCCACCGATGACGAGTTCCACGCTCCGTCCATCGCGGAGTTCTTCCCCGATGCGGTGTTCCAGATCGGCGACCTGGTCATCCACCGCATCCACCTGATCCAGTTCCTGGCCACGATCGCGGTCGTGCTGATCCTCTGGCTCGGAACGCGCAACATGCGCGTCGTCCCCGGGCGCTTCCAGAGCCTCGTCGAGATGGGCCTCGACTTCGTGCGAGTGAACGTCGCCGAGGACCTGCTCGGGCGCAAGGACGGCCGTCGCTTCCTGCCGATCCTCGCCACCATCTTCTTCATGGTGCTGTTCATGAACATCACGGGAATCATCCCGTTCCTGAACATCGCGGGTACGAGCATCATCGCGGTCCCGCTGCTGCTGGCCGTCGTCAGCTACGTCACCTTCATCTACGCCGGCATCAAGAAGAGCCCCAAGGGCTTCTTCAAGAATTCGCTGTTCCCGTCGGGCGTCCCCCCGTTCCTCTACATCATCGTGACGCCGCTCGAGTTCCTCTCGACGTTCATCATCCGGCCCGTCACGCTGACCCTCCGACTGCTGATGAACATGATCGTCGGGCACCTGATGCTCGTCCTGTTCTTCTCCGCAACGCAGTTCTTCGTCATCACTCTCGGAGGGTGGTGGACAGCACTCGGCGCGGGCACGCTCGCGTTCGGCTTCGCGTTCACCCTGTTCGAGATCCTGGTGGCGTTCCTGCAGGCCTACGTCTTCACCATCCTCACCGCGGTCTACATCCAGCTCGCGGTCGCAGAAGAGCACTGA
- a CDS encoding glycosyltransferase family 4 protein, producing MKQYLFTIILTAAITFVLTWAVLRVSLRFKLYPEIRDRDVHTRPTPRLGGVAIFLGIAAAMGISAANPFFQSIWMPPQTMWSILGAALLIAVIGVVDDLWDLDWMIKLGAQFLAAGILTIGGGLQILSLPFGDLIVFSSWLSITITMFAIVVVMNAVNFIDGLDGLVAGVCLIANGVFFAYSYIFTRDSGASSYFNLSTFIAAVLIGACIGFLPWNWSPAKLFMGDSGALVLGLLMAVSAISLTGQMDPSALDPERLGRSQLLGAFIPILLPLMVVLLPLLDFGLAVLRRMHAGKSPFSPDRKHLHHRMLDLGHRDRDAVLIFYAWTAVISLAVLLMYVGAREDWPGQYLPGVGFGVVGIAACLVLTLKPSRRAIAATPDSDPTPVEPS from the coding sequence GTGAAGCAGTACCTCTTCACGATCATCCTGACCGCCGCGATCACCTTCGTGCTGACCTGGGCGGTCCTGCGGGTGAGCCTGCGGTTCAAGCTGTACCCCGAGATCCGCGATCGCGATGTGCACACGCGTCCCACTCCGCGGCTCGGCGGGGTCGCGATCTTCCTCGGCATCGCCGCCGCGATGGGGATCTCGGCAGCGAACCCCTTCTTCCAGAGCATCTGGATGCCGCCGCAGACGATGTGGTCCATCCTCGGAGCCGCACTGCTGATCGCCGTGATCGGAGTCGTCGACGACCTGTGGGACCTCGACTGGATGATCAAGCTCGGCGCGCAGTTCCTCGCGGCCGGGATCCTCACGATCGGGGGAGGGCTGCAGATCCTCTCCCTCCCGTTCGGCGATCTCATCGTCTTCTCGAGCTGGCTGAGCATCACGATCACGATGTTCGCGATCGTCGTGGTCATGAACGCCGTCAACTTCATCGACGGCCTCGACGGCCTCGTCGCCGGGGTCTGCCTCATCGCCAACGGCGTCTTCTTCGCCTACTCCTACATCTTCACGCGCGACTCCGGCGCCTCGAGCTACTTCAACCTCTCGACCTTCATCGCCGCCGTCCTCATCGGCGCCTGCATCGGTTTCCTGCCCTGGAACTGGAGTCCGGCGAAGCTGTTCATGGGCGACTCGGGTGCACTCGTGCTCGGCCTGCTGATGGCCGTCTCCGCGATCTCCCTCACCGGGCAGATGGATCCGTCCGCGCTCGACCCCGAGCGTCTCGGGCGGTCCCAGCTGCTCGGTGCGTTCATCCCGATCCTGCTGCCGCTGATGGTGGTGCTGCTGCCGTTGCTCGATTTCGGCCTGGCGGTGCTGCGCCGCATGCACGCCGGCAAGTCGCCGTTCTCGCCGGACCGCAAGCACCTGCACCACCGCATGCTCGACCTCGGTCACCGCGACCGTGATGCCGTCCTCATCTTCTACGCCTGGACGGCGGTGATCTCACTCGCCGTCCTCCTCATGTACGTCGGAGCCCGCGAGGACTGGCCGGGCCAGTACCTTCCCGGTGTGGGATTCGGCGTGGTCGGGATCGCGGCCTGCCTGGTTCTCACCCTGAAGCCCTCGCGACGTGCGATCGCCGCAACCCCCGACTCCGACCCGACCCCCGTGGAGCCCTCATGA
- a CDS encoding L-threonylcarbamoyladenylate synthase, which yields MSSIFDCGDEAQLLAGMRHARQAIGRGELIVMPTDTVYGVAADAFSPAAVQRLLDAKGRGRDQPPPVLIGTKETLTALAESVPEPVQRLVDAFWPGGLTIVLPAQPSLVWDLGETRGTVAVRMPEGRVALELLAETGPLAVSSANLTGQAAAISAFDAEKMLGDSVAVYLADGMSRDGVASTIVDATSLVRPPADSDAGRVRILRDGAISREQLEEVLGDLLEPAPEPDSAAPAPRQDGDS from the coding sequence ATGTCCTCCATCTTCGACTGCGGCGACGAGGCGCAGCTGCTCGCCGGTATGCGCCATGCACGCCAGGCGATCGGCCGCGGTGAACTCATCGTCATGCCCACCGATACCGTCTACGGCGTGGCCGCCGACGCCTTCTCGCCCGCTGCCGTGCAGCGGCTGCTCGATGCGAAGGGACGGGGGCGCGATCAGCCGCCGCCCGTCCTCATCGGCACCAAGGAGACGCTGACGGCTCTGGCGGAGTCGGTCCCCGAGCCGGTTCAACGCCTCGTCGACGCCTTCTGGCCCGGCGGGTTGACCATCGTGCTCCCTGCTCAGCCCTCGCTCGTCTGGGATCTCGGCGAGACCCGGGGAACCGTCGCCGTGCGGATGCCCGAGGGGCGCGTGGCGCTGGAGCTGCTGGCCGAGACCGGACCGCTCGCGGTCTCGAGCGCGAACCTCACGGGTCAGGCCGCAGCGATCTCGGCCTTCGACGCCGAGAAGATGCTCGGCGACAGCGTCGCCGTCTACCTCGCAGACGGAATGAGCCGCGACGGTGTGGCCTCGACGATCGTCGATGCCACCTCGCTCGTGCGTCCGCCGGCGGATTCGGATGCCGGACGCGTGCGCATCCTGCGTGACGGGGCGATCAGCCGGGAGCAGCTGGAGGAGGTGCTCGGCGATCTGCTCGAGCCCGCCCCGGAGCCGGATTCCGCGGCGCCCGCGCCTCGACAGGACGGGGATTCGTGA
- the prmC gene encoding peptide chain release factor N(5)-glutamine methyltransferase: MPDTSFAALVRAAAQRLADAGVTDPLVDAELLVGHVRGLRRGEVQAAIVRGDVMSDADAERLDALVTRRESREPLQHITGTAPFRHLELAVGPGVFVPRPETEMVVQHAIDALLHAPDPQPIGIDLGTGSGAIALAMATEVPHARIYAAELSPEAHAWASRNTADAENLTLVLADMADAFPDLAGAASVVISNPPYVPDSAIPRDPEVRLFDPAMALYGGEDGLDLVRALSTNALRLLRPGGLLVIEHGELQGAEIRGILERDDWRAAATHRDLTLRDRATTAIRP, translated from the coding sequence ATGCCCGACACGTCTTTCGCCGCACTCGTCCGTGCGGCCGCTCAGCGCCTCGCCGATGCCGGTGTGACCGATCCGCTCGTCGACGCGGAGCTCCTGGTCGGTCACGTGCGGGGTCTGCGTCGCGGCGAGGTGCAGGCGGCCATCGTCCGAGGCGACGTGATGAGCGACGCGGATGCCGAGCGGCTCGATGCTCTCGTGACGCGCCGGGAGTCGCGGGAACCCCTGCAGCACATCACCGGCACCGCGCCGTTCCGGCATCTCGAACTGGCCGTGGGCCCCGGGGTGTTCGTCCCCCGACCCGAGACGGAGATGGTGGTGCAGCACGCGATCGACGCGCTCCTGCACGCACCCGATCCGCAGCCGATCGGCATCGATCTCGGCACGGGGAGCGGGGCGATCGCACTCGCGATGGCGACCGAGGTGCCGCACGCGCGGATCTACGCCGCGGAGCTCTCGCCCGAGGCGCACGCGTGGGCGAGCCGCAACACCGCCGATGCCGAGAACCTCACGCTGGTGCTCGCCGACATGGCGGATGCCTTCCCCGACCTCGCCGGTGCCGCCAGCGTCGTCATCTCGAACCCGCCGTACGTGCCGGACTCGGCGATCCCGCGCGACCCCGAGGTGCGCCTCTTCGACCCGGCGATGGCGCTGTACGGCGGCGAGGACGGTCTCGATCTCGTGCGCGCGCTCAGCACCAATGCTCTGCGGCTCCTCCGTCCCGGCGGGCTGCTGGTGATCGAGCACGGTGAACTCCAAGGGGCCGAGATCCGCGGCATCCTCGAGCGCGACGACTGGCGTGCCGCGGCGACGCACCGCGACCTCACCCTGCGTGACCGCGCCACCACGGCCATCCGTCCCTGA
- the cysK gene encoding cysteine synthase A, whose amino-acid sequence MPGIHSDITTAFGNTPLVRLNRVTEGLGATVLAKLEYYNPASSVKDRIGIAMINAAEASGELQPGGTIVESTSGNTGIALAMVGAARGYKVILTMPASMSKERRVLLKAFGAEIVLTDPTKGMSGAIEITKQIVADTPGAVWVRQFENAANPQIHRETTAQEILRDTDGEVDIFVAGVGTGGTVTGTGQALKAAKPGVQVIAVEPKDSPMLSEGHPGPHKIQGIGPNFVPAILDREVIDEVIPVEFDDAIRVARELAAREGLLVGMSCGAATWAALQVASRPENAGKNIVVVLPDTGERYLSTALFADLRED is encoded by the coding sequence ATGCCCGGTATCCACTCCGACATCACGACCGCGTTCGGCAACACGCCGCTGGTCCGTCTGAACCGCGTGACCGAAGGCCTCGGCGCCACCGTCCTCGCGAAGCTCGAGTACTACAACCCCGCCTCCAGCGTGAAGGACCGCATCGGCATCGCGATGATCAACGCCGCCGAAGCATCCGGTGAGCTGCAGCCGGGCGGCACGATCGTGGAGTCGACCAGCGGCAACACCGGCATCGCCCTGGCGATGGTCGGGGCAGCGCGCGGCTATAAGGTGATCCTCACCATGCCCGCGTCCATGTCGAAGGAGCGCCGTGTGCTGCTCAAGGCTTTCGGCGCAGAGATCGTCCTCACCGACCCGACCAAGGGCATGAGCGGTGCGATCGAGATCACGAAGCAGATCGTCGCCGACACCCCGGGCGCGGTTTGGGTGCGGCAGTTCGAGAACGCCGCGAACCCGCAGATCCACCGTGAGACCACCGCACAGGAGATCCTCCGCGACACGGACGGCGAGGTCGACATCTTCGTCGCCGGCGTTGGCACCGGTGGCACCGTCACCGGCACCGGACAGGCGCTCAAGGCCGCCAAGCCCGGTGTACAGGTCATCGCCGTCGAGCCCAAGGACTCCCCCATGCTCAGCGAGGGCCACCCCGGCCCGCACAAGATCCAGGGCATCGGGCCGAATTTCGTCCCCGCGATCCTCGACCGTGAGGTGATCGACGAGGTGATCCCCGTCGAGTTCGACGACGCCATCCGGGTGGCTCGGGAGCTGGCCGCCCGCGAGGGTCTCCTCGTCGGCATGTCGTGCGGCGCAGCGACGTGGGCAGCCCTGCAGGTCGCTTCCCGCCCCGAGAACGCGGGGAAGAACATCGTCGTCGTCCTTCCCGACACCGGGGAGCGCTACCTGTCGACCGCGCTGTTCGCGGACCTGCGCGAGGACTGA
- the epsC gene encoding serine O-acetyltransferase EpsC, with product MIGRMREDIAAARLRDPAARSAAEVALLYPGLHAIWAHRVSHALWRRRLRFLARANSQLARWFTGIEIHPGARIGRRFFIDHGMGVVIGETSQIGDDVMLYHGVTLGGRSRSTGKRHPTLGDGVAVGAGAKILGPVTIGAHSFVGANAVVTRDAPADSVLVGVPAKPRQRAGGEDTRALLTVPDYSI from the coding sequence ATGATCGGTCGAATGCGCGAGGACATCGCCGCTGCCCGGCTCCGCGATCCTGCTGCCCGCAGCGCCGCGGAGGTCGCACTGCTGTACCCGGGACTCCATGCCATCTGGGCGCACCGCGTCTCGCATGCGCTGTGGCGCCGGCGGCTGCGCTTCCTCGCACGCGCCAACTCGCAGCTCGCCCGCTGGTTCACGGGCATCGAGATCCATCCAGGGGCCCGGATCGGCCGCCGCTTCTTCATCGACCACGGCATGGGCGTCGTGATCGGCGAGACCTCGCAGATCGGCGACGACGTGATGCTGTACCACGGGGTCACGCTCGGCGGGCGCTCGCGCTCCACCGGCAAACGCCACCCCACACTCGGCGACGGTGTCGCCGTGGGAGCCGGAGCGAAGATCCTCGGACCCGTGACGATCGGGGCGCACTCCTTCGTCGGAGCGAACGCCGTCGTCACCCGGGATGCGCCCGCGGACAGCGTGCTCGTCGGCGTTCCGGCCAAGCCGCGTCAGCGCGCGGGCGGCGAAGACACGCGCGCGCTGCTCACCGTGCCGGACTACTCGATCTGA
- a CDS encoding phage holin family protein, which translates to MITFLFRTLIYIVSAGLGLIVADLLLDGFQIEWSKWWGFVLCILIFALLQSILSPWISKIADRYAPVLLGGIGIFSTLVALIIVVLLPIGGLRIVDVTGWLLGAVIVWLITALGTVLLPLIFLKRRVGDAREKRDRHAR; encoded by the coding sequence GTGATCACATTCCTCTTCCGCACCCTCATCTACATCGTGTCCGCGGGGCTCGGGCTGATCGTCGCCGATCTCCTGCTCGACGGATTCCAGATCGAGTGGTCGAAGTGGTGGGGCTTCGTGCTCTGCATTCTGATCTTCGCGCTGCTGCAGAGCATCCTCTCGCCGTGGATCAGCAAGATCGCCGACCGCTACGCGCCGGTGCTGCTCGGTGGAATCGGCATCTTCTCGACCCTGGTGGCGTTGATCATCGTCGTGCTGCTGCCCATCGGCGGTCTGCGCATCGTCGATGTCACCGGCTGGTTGCTCGGCGCGGTGATCGTCTGGCTCATCACGGCGCTGGGCACGGTGCTGCTGCCGCTGATCTTCCTCAAGCGCCGAGTCGGTGACGCGCGCGAGAAGCGCGATCGTCACGCACGCTGA